Proteins encoded by one window of Terriglobales bacterium:
- the nhaR gene encoding transcriptional activator NhaR, with product MEWLNYHHLLYFWTVVRAGSIHKAAAELRISPPAISTQLKILEDQLGERLLERSGRRLVLTETGRTVFSYADDIFSLGRELLDVVKNRPVGRPLRLDIGIVDVMPKVIAQLLIEPALHLEENVRVVCREAASDNLLARLATHELDLVLSDSPVDPSLSIRAYSHLLGECGVIFVANPKLAQRFRKNFPKSLDGSPMFLPTDNTALRRNLDLWFETESLHPMIVGEFEDYALLRAFGETGSAIFPMPSVFEKQPDKLRGLAKIGHTDKVQMQFYAISAERKLQHPAVVAISNAARRELFK from the coding sequence GAACTATCATCACCTGCTTTACTTCTGGACGGTCGTGCGCGCAGGCAGCATCCACAAAGCCGCGGCCGAGCTGCGAATCTCACCTCCCGCGATCAGCACGCAGCTGAAGATTCTTGAAGATCAGCTGGGAGAGCGTCTGCTCGAGCGATCGGGCAGGCGGCTTGTGTTAACCGAGACCGGCAGGACGGTGTTCAGCTACGCCGACGACATTTTCTCGCTTGGCCGCGAGTTGCTGGACGTAGTGAAGAATCGCCCGGTAGGCAGGCCGCTGCGCCTCGATATTGGCATCGTCGACGTGATGCCAAAGGTCATTGCGCAACTGCTGATCGAACCGGCGCTGCATCTCGAAGAAAACGTTCGCGTGGTCTGCCGCGAGGCTGCATCGGACAATCTTCTGGCGCGGCTCGCGACTCATGAACTCGATCTCGTACTTTCAGATTCGCCGGTCGATCCTAGCTTGAGCATCAGAGCCTACAGTCACCTGCTCGGCGAGTGCGGTGTGATCTTCGTCGCAAATCCCAAGCTGGCGCAAAGGTTTCGCAAAAACTTTCCTAAGAGCCTGGATGGATCTCCGATGTTTCTGCCCACAGACAATACGGCTCTTCGTCGAAACCTGGATCTGTGGTTTGAGACCGAGAGCCTCCATCCCATGATCGTTGGTGAATTCGAAGACTACGCTCTGCTGCGCGCCTTCGGCGAAACTGGAAGCGCGATCTTTCCTATGCCTTCCGTTTTCGAAAAGCAGCCAGACAAACTGAGAGGACTGGCAAAGATCGGACATACAGACAAAGTCCAAATGCAGTTCTATGCCATCTCCGCAGAACGCAAGCTGCAGCATCCCGCGGTGGTGGCGATTTCAAACGCGGCAAGGCGGGAGTTGTTCAAATAG